AGCATTAGGCGCAAGGCCACGCAAGTGACAAAATCAAGGACTGTgtacaacaacatcaaatccTATACAAAAGCATGCGGTGAAATTGCATTCGgccaaggtgtatggatataTGGAGGTTAAGTGCtacagagcaaattgacatttcaggACTTCACATAACAATACTTCGGGCTCCGGTATTAAAATCGGGAAGAGCTGGGGGGatatagaaaattgtatgcgatttgacagAACAATACTCTGTGGTGGCGCCCGGCAAACGCGCTAATAATTCACATtctaaataaacacaccttgcATGCGGCGATGTTCTGACCGTTTCCTGCATCCTAGATAACTTATGTCATGTGATGAATTATCAAAATCAAAGTGGGGTttattatacaggtgggcttatcccgaacAAATTGACAGCCGtactgtagaaaaatgaaaacgaaatgacaggaggggattcgatcatttgttgatgtatgcgtgtggTTTCCAATGGCTATTTTGGATGATGTGTCGAAGTGTGGgtgaaaaactacgtatcacaatcaaggtgttataaatgacaaggtgaagttgttcagagcaaaataacatttctcgacttgacaatTCTCTTCCGGTGGCTCCGGTATAacaatcggggagggctggtgcggggtaatgaaatttgtatgtagagagtgacagatgtcccccacaatgtcacccagcaaaagcgataaaaatcaaccttctaaatacattatccttgatcacaatcgaatcccctcctgtcattcgttcgtccaatatggccttcccgccaaacctataagcccacctagtccctatacccactttgatcTAAATGCTCTAGATCTCCCCACCTCATCTCTGTAACAAACCTTGGCCCACGGGGACACCGTggcccaaggtggattaaaaatatcaggtggtggattagggcctttggggggtcgccatagttaagggactttacgtcattttagaatcGTTaacccaaggtggattaaaaatatcaggtggtggattagggcctttaggggtcgccatagttgagggactttacgtcattttagaaccgttaatCATTGTTTCTGAACACAAAGCTTAGAAAATAGTACAGAtgtctttgttattatgtgcatttttgtgtgtttattgattttatcgaaaatgaGATATATTTACAAAAGATTCGATGATTTGTTtgtgcacgaaatttaaaatcatgtgagtatgagttctaatctcacgtaaattgtccatgcggctcgtagataatagctggcatcgcgaaagaaatggtttaaaattaacagtcgttaaaaattaaccaaagtcgttaaaaattgctagaatttggcatcgcgatcgcattgagttcatttgttaattttaacgactggtcctatgccgccgttaaacaaacgactgtcaagagcgtatgcaatacaaattaacagtcgtttaattatactgctcgatttttttccccgtgtttgcctgtatgcgatatcgagcagtcgttaactgttttgacggtcgtttattttaacaggaatgaacaacaacccaaatgccacaaatccactaaaagaccactaaacggcttctaaacggctcaagctctctacctaaacggaatatagaaagacttcgtttagcaggcggcaaacgactcatgcattctaaaaatagcaaaatacctggtggcgctatctgttggtgggataccccaaccagttgagagcttcatcgcttggaggagagctttctcatttcctctgtactgttgtatggtttcgcattgaagttatgcatcactagaactagaacggcgatacgattgtttaaatactaaactccaacggaaaccaccagctctGAGGCGaatgagatttgagtaatggtcgttggtgttgatacccacgtatctgaccacacgaccattcacatagatttttgctcagaaagttagaaggctatataagATGATGATAAGATGATAAGATgacatgataagatgaaacttgtcgaaacacattgcaagaaaaggatagcaatataatgatgagttgtaatacgccatctcttgatcaaaccaatgaagctgtggagctttcatttttttactatggatattcaattttccagtcgtttaagcttaatctgtggcgcttgggtttccaggggttctcatagtggGACTCTCCTTTGACTCTTTCGTATGGGATGTGAACTTAAAataatggaaattggactctatggcaccctggTTATGTGATTCCGGTGCAATTCCCTAGCTTTTacattaatattaattaatgtACATTAATCGATAAATAAACCACACCAGAAGAATGCAAGTTACCTCAAATTTTGAGATAATTCTTTCGATATATACTTATAGCCGTTTTCGTTATCAAATGTGCACGAGAAAACGCCacaattttttattgattgattatgTCGTGTTCCGAAGTAACGACCATCCCAAGATAGCAGAGCTCCTTTACTAGCTCGAGGTTGTTGCCGTCAACTAATACCTTGTttcccagatggtctgagtTTCCAGCAAGCAGATACTTcatcttcgtcgcattgatacTCAATCCAATCCTTGCTGCTTCAcgtttgagtcgggtgtaTGCATCACACACCTTCACTGTCGTCTTGCCGATGATGTTCATGTTAGCCATGTCAAGAAATTGAAGAGACCGGTAGAGGGTCAAGCCACAGATATCGTGGTCTAGCCCCGCGCctcgaatgacaccttccagggcgATGTTCAAGAACAGACAGAAGAGTCCGCcaccttgcctcagacccctgtgagattcgaacgattccgacagCATGTTCGATACTCTCACTATGCAGCTCATTCCGGTCTATGGCGTCGTAGGACGCCTTTAAATCGATGAACAGATGATACTTAGGTATCAGACGCTCTCGgcacttctggaggatctacagaaaagaaaaaaaaatggtcagatttgcctccaacaaacccAGCTTGGAAGATGCCGACGAAGTTTGTAACAAGGGGCACAAATCTGCAGAACAGGATCTGGAACACGAGTTTGTCGGCGGCATTGATAACTGTGATGGCTCGAGAATTCGATATGTTGTGGGAACGCAGCCTCAGCAGCGCCAGCTGCTCGACGTCGACATTCGCCTGTCGACTATTGAAGCACGATCGTGTTGAGTGCCTGAGTGTTCCCGTATTGGCGAACAAGGACCGGAGCCGCACGAGAGTTGATACCGAGCGCTCAAGGGCAACGGACGGttgcacacccacacaccagTATTCGCGTATCGTCCTATGTGTTATTTTACCGTGTTTCCTATTAAGTTTTAAATAAAGTGTAAGAATCACAACAGttggcgacgaggatgggaTCGTTCGAAAATTTCCCGGCCTGTTTAAATCAACGATGGGTTTTTGTACGAAAGCTGAGGTTACACTACACCTGAAGCCGAATTGCAGTCCAGTTCTCTGCGCAAAACGTCCCGTAGCTTATGCCATGCGCGATGCAGTGAACGCCGAACTTGATAGACTGGAGCGACTCAATATCATCACACCAGTCCAGCACTCCGAGTGGGCAGCACCGATTGTAGTGGTACGCAAGTCGAATGGACAACTGAGAATATGCGGAGACTATTCGACGGGACTCAACGCATCACTCCACCCACATGACTATCCGCTGCCACCGCCACAGGACATCTACACCAAACTGAGTAACTCGACAATTTTTAGCCAAATTGACTTATCTGATGCTTTCTTACAGGTTCCCATTGCCGAGCAAAGTCGCCGCTTGCTCACCATAAACACGCATAAAGGGTTGTACCTGTATAATCGCCTGCCACCAGGGATTAAAGTAGCACCAGGCGCATTTCAGCAGCTTATGGACCAAATGCTTGCTGGAATGGAACGTGTCACGAGTTACATGGACGACGTTATCGTTGGTGGACGAACACAACGGGAACACGACGACGTACTAAACGAAACCCTGAGACGCATTCAGGAGTATGGTTTCACCATCCGCCCGGAGAAATGTTCGTTCAACAAACGCCAAGTTCGCTACCTTGGTCACATTCTCGATAACCACGGCATTCGTCCAGACCCAGCCAAAATAGCTGCGATAAAGGATCTTTCAGCGCCAACCGACGTTAGTGGTGTACGTTCCTTTCTTGGCGCCGTTAACTATTATGGAAGATTCATCCCGAACATGCGCAAGCTTCGATACCCGTTGGACAACCTACTGAAAGAAGGCAGTTCGTTTAAGTGGTCCCCTGAATGCCAAAAAGCCTTCGAGCAGTTCAAAAGTATCCTTTCATCGGAACTGCTCCTGACGCACTACGATCCAAGGCGTGAGATCGTTGTATCCGCGGACGCGTCATCCGTCGGATTAGGCGCAACAATCGGTCACAAGTTCCCCGATGGAACTTTTAAAGTTGTGCAGCATGCGTCCCGTGCACTTAcaaaggcaaagaaaaactACAGCCAGATAGATCGGGAAGGCTTGGCAATTATCTTCGCTGTGACGAAATTCCATAATTTTATATTTGGACGGCATTTTACTCTACAAACAGACCACAAGCCACTTTTGAGAATTTTCGGCAGCAAGAAAGGCATCCCCGTTTACACCGCCAATCGCTTGCAGAGATTCGCGCTCACCTTACAGCTGTATGATTTCGACATCAATTACGTATCGACCGACAATTTTGGGAACGCCGACATCCTTTCGCGACTGATTCGAAATCACGAAAAGTTAGAGGAGGATTACGTGATTGCTAGCATCGGCCTAGAGGAGGACATACGATCAGTCGTCGTTAACTCATTGAGTTCAGTTGCATTAAATGCAACGGATGTCGCAACGGCTACTAAATCCGATCCCATTATGAGCAAAGTCATACAGTTTGTACGACAAGACTGGCCACGTAACAGTACGTTCAGCGGTGAGCTGGCATGCTTCTACGCTAGGAAAGAAGCTTTATCAGAGATGGGAGGCTGTCTCTTATTCGGGGAGAGAGTCATCATACCAAAGGCTCTCCGGCAACGATGCCTGCGTCAACTACATCACGGCCATCCAGGTGTACAAAGGATGAAGTCGATCGCATGAAGCTACGTCTACTGGCCGAAGATAGACACTGATATCGCTGAACTTGTAGCATCTTGTAACGCTTGTGCATCCGCAGCGAAATCAACCCCACACGCTAGCCCGGTACCATGGCCTGAGATAACTGCACCGTGGCAACGTATCCACATCGATTATGCTGGCCCCATCGACGGTTTCTCCTACTTAATCGTAGTCGATGCTTTCTCTAAATGGCCAGAGGTAATAAGGACTGCCAGCACAACTTCCAAAGCGACCATACGAATCCTTAATACCATGTTTGCGCGATACGGTATGCCAGTAACCCTTGTTAGCGATAATGGTCGCCAATTCATCAGTTCCAAATTTGAggatttttgtatttgtaacGGCATAGAGCACCTCACATCCGCCCCGTTCCACCCTCAGTCTAACGGGCAAGCGGAACGCTTCGTGGATACATTCAAGCGCGCCATAACCAAAATCACGAGCGATGGAACTGCAATAGAAGATGCACTTGACACGTTTTTACAAACATATCGCGCCACGCCAAATCCTCAAGTGCCAAATAACGAAGCGCCAGCGACAGTAATGTTTGGACGACAAATTCGCACTTGTTTAGAGCTTATACGCCCTGTGCCTAAACCGCAAGAAACCAATAACGATGAGCAACGACGCAATTTCGTCCCAAATGATCTAGTCTTCGCAAAGATTTACTCGTAAAACGGATGGAAATGGAAGCCAGGAAGAATATTGCGGAAATGCGGCAATGTAATGTACCGTGTTATGACTGAGGACCATAAGATTATACGAAGCCATATCAACCAACTACGTCGTCGGGTCCCTTCTAACCAGCAAGCCAGTAAGCGTGATAAACACCTTTTGCCGCTACATATTCTCTTGGATGAGTGGAACCTTACGCCTCCGTCGTCGTCACCTGattcatcgtcatcatcgtcctcatcgtctccatcgtcatcgtcgttgtcGCCACCGTCCGATTCAGCTCCGTGTAATCTATCACCGTCGTCCGCTGAATCATCATCTTACAGGACCGTGTCCCAATTATCAGCATCACCACCTCCTGAACGTGATTGCATCCCTGAAGAGTCGCATCGAGGAGCACAGccggtaccaccaccacgccgCTCTTTTAGAGATAGAAAAGCACCGCGTTGGTTCGACCCGTACCTGCTGTATTAAAAGAAGGGAGATGTTGTGGGAACGCAGCCTCAGCAGCGCCAGCTGCTCGACGTCGACATTCGCCTGTCGACTATTGAAGCACGATCGTGTTGAGTGCCTGAGTGTTCCCGTATTGGCGAACAAGGACCGGAGCCGCAGGAGAGTTGATACCGAGCGCTCAAGGGCAACGGACGGttgcacacccacacaccagTATTCGCGTATCGTCttatgtgttattttaccGTGTTTCCTATTAAGTTTTAAATAAAGTGTAAGAATCACAACACGATAATTCCAGCCTATTGCTCTTTTTGTATACTGGTTGAATGACACCCTTATGCTTCTACTTCTCCTGCTCCTAGAATTGGCGGGGCATTCATCCAGAGATGGTGGGACACCTCGTCTGTCAGGAGATTTCTTTCTTCGTCGGAATATTCCTTATGCCCTCTACGTTGTAGGCGGCTGATCTTCAGTACTGCTGCAGTTCTGATAGCTCGTAGCAGCATAGACCAGTGGtctgcgggggggggggagcacggcaatgttgttgttggtccCGAATGGTAAGGATGATATCCGCCTCGctttaaaacattcatttaaatcatttagaATACTCTCTTTGGAAAGGATTCTTGGTTAATTGAATGGTACGTCTTGGATTTCTACGATTGATCTTTCGAGCACATTatttcaaattgaattttacaaAAACAGTAGCAACGTCACGTCATTTTTTCCTGACAGTGACAAATGTATCGTCATAAAAAGCTCCTTTTTTGACTTTTTAATTCACCAGACCATAggatttattaattattaagaTGACATCCTTGTacaaagaacataaaaaacagATCATGTTAAAAAGCTCGAAACAGACCTAACACATTGAAAAGCACATAACgtacattttaatttgaagAAGTGTGTTTTCAGCTCGAAATCTGTAAAATGTTTGGGATATATTTTATCTGGTGAGGGCTctagagtaaaaaaaaaaacaaacaagcaaagaaTGCTGTAGAATTCGTAAATAATTGCGATACGCTCATTACAGTTTTAAGAAAAAAGTGACAAGTCCCTCTTTGCAGCGGGTTTAGTCCTTCAGGGAGGAAATTTCGACATTTTTAGGGTGACATTTGAGATTAAAATTTCGCAAAATGCAATGCGTCATATCTAGATTATTCGTATCTTAAAAAGTAAGATTCGAAATACGACTATACATCCAATAATGAACTGTATTCTAAAGTACCTGTATAACGTACATTATATGTAACATCCAATAATGATCTGTATCCTAATGTATCTGTATAATGTACATGTAT
The Anopheles arabiensis isolate DONGOLA chromosome X, AaraD3, whole genome shotgun sequence DNA segment above includes these coding regions:
- the LOC120905633 gene encoding uncharacterized protein K02A2.6-like; translated protein: MRDAVNAELDRLERLNIITPVQHSEWAAPIVVVRKSNGQLRICGDYSTGLNASLHPHDYPLPPPQDIYTKLSNSTIFSQIDLSDAFLQVPIAEQSRRLLTINTHKGLYLYNRLPPGIKVAPGAFQQLMDQMLAGMERVTSYMDDVIVGGRTQREHDDVLNETLRRIQEYGFTIRPEKCSFNKRQVRYLGHILDNHGIRPDPAKIAAIKDLSAPTDVSGVRSFLGAVNYYGRFIPNMRKLRYPLDNLLKEGSSFKWSPECQKAFEQFKSILSSELLLTHYDPRREIVVSADASSVGLGATIGHKFPDGTFKVVQHASRALTKAKKNYSQIDREGLAIIFAVTKFHNFIFGRHFTLQTDHKPLLRIFGSKKGIPVYTANRLQRFALTLQLYDFDINYVSTDNFGNADILSRLIRNHEKLEEDYVIASIGLEEDIRSVVVNSLSSVALNATDVATATKSDPIMSKVIQFVRQDWPRNSTFSGELACFYARKEALSEMGGCLLFGERVIIPKALRQRCLRQLHHGHPGVQRMKSIA